The DNA sequence aagttaaatttataaattgatataaatttttatatataatatattaaatttattttataataaaattaactttataatttaacatattatatcatataatatcaatttatgaatttatttttatgattaaagcatATAAATTGAAGTTATTCAAAAGGATAAGAGAGTATTGGCAGGTGTAATGGAGTTTCTTTGAAATAtgccaaaatatttataataaaagcgAGACGTCGTGTATATCTTATCTAAAACATAATTAAGAGTTTGTCGTACAGGATATGTTTTTCCAATGTTGTCAATTTGTCTTGAAAATAAAACCCTTCTCGGGTTTAGTTAGTATCgaattgttcctttttttttcaaagaagtaTCGAATTGTTAAAAGCATTGTTGTTTCAATCGGACAAATGCTTAATTATCAGAAACACATttggtatttatatatatttttaatttttattattttatcaactctTTATGCGTTGTGAAGATATTATATATCAGAAGATGACaattaaagaataataataaatgctatttttttgtgtatatatttacAGATACtcaataattgatttgaaaACAAACCAAATGAttgtatttataaaaacatGTACGCAATGTTTTTATACAATTATATGTTAAATGCgatacatttttataaaataatttataaaaataaaatgctttATATAACatcttcaatttaatttataattatataaaaattataaaaaataattgtaaatatactaTTACTCATGAGTCAAAAGACGCCACGTCAGAACCTGACTAAATATGAGGTCCCATCATCCTAGTAACTGACACGTATATAGTTGAAAATACAGTGTGGAAAGccattatattaataattataataatatgacTTTTACAgtctgtttttattttcaaagagaaaaattgagaagagagagagtgatgacTCAGCAACCCAAGACTTTCAAACGGATAAACGCCACCGTGAAAGAGAAGCTTTGGAAGttaagaaaattgaaaacaacAGCGAAGTGCGAACCACTGGATGACGCATTACCGACTGGAGGGAACTGATGATtgaaacggtgtcgttttaGTTCCATTTTCACCAACTGGAGCTCCTTTTTAACTATAAATAGAAGTGGCAGCTTGAGAAGCGGAGAACTTGCTCCTTTCGTACCATAACACGTACGTGTTTTCTCTTCCTCCTTGCTTCCAGTTCCAGGTTCTCTTTGCCTTCAGGTTCTTTGACTCAAAATGTGTGGAATACTTGCTGTTCTTGGCTGCTCCGATGACTCTCTGGCCAAAAGAGTTCGCGTCCTCGAGCTTTCCCGCAGGCAATTTATATTCCTTaacccttctctctcttctctctctctctctctatctagtATGTTTCCTTATCCCATTAAAACGTAAGTAAGCTCAACAGAAAAAGCAGTGGGTTTTTTCCAGCAACGTCTTTTTCAGGTTCAACAATCCGGAGAAAAATGTGAACTTTGTTTGTAGGCGGAAGTGATTAAttggtgttttctttctttgacgCAACTCATGTTTGAGATCAATTCATTGATCTTTCTCCGACGTTTATTTCATAGTTTGGAGAAAAAGCCATCATTATCTAATCTCTACATGCAATGATTTTACTTTGTGGGGAGTAATATTTTCCCATCAATGTCTGATTCTGACCATTTTGACGTTTGGTCCCACGTTTACGTTAACCTCAAAGAGAGTTAACTCGTTCCTCATCAGGGGAAGGAAGTACTTTATCAGCAAAGTTCATACTCCATTAATATTAACTATTGCTATACGGGAAGGGcgcccatgtgaaaaaaaatgGCTAAAATTACGAGGACAAATGAGATTAAAATATTGGGAGAATAAGCATCTTATCATGGTACGCATGTGGGTTGTAGGTCTATGACATAATGCTACGGTTAATGGTGGTTTtcgatcaaaattaaaaatagaaaattagcctaatcaaattttaattattgaGTGAAAGTTCGAACTTATGACTTTTGCTCTAATATTGTATAAAACCAGCTCGTTCTAAAAATTTATGTcgagaaaaaaagataaatttaattatttatatgatttaaattggtAATTTCGTATCCATTTTGCCTTTTACAGATTGAAGCACCGTGGTCCAGATTGGAGCGGGCTGCACCAGCATGGGGATTGCTTTTTGTCCCACCAACGTTTGGCAATTGTTGATCCCGCTTCTGGTGATCAACCTCTGTTCAATGAGGATAAGTCAATTGTTGTCACGGTATGCGGTTCATTCATTCAGTTTCAGGagcttttacttttacttttgtTTGCATAAGTAGTAGTGTACAGGACAAGTAGATAACTTTGGTCTTAGTCCAAGAAtgttctctctcccccccccccccccccccaaaacttCTTGTTATATTTGCAAAATTGATGGAGAAGTTTGCGATGAAAAACACAGGTGAATGGAGAGATTTACAATCATGAAGATCTGAGGAAGCATCTGTCGAATCACAAGTTTCGAACTGGCAGTGATTGTGAAGTTATTACCCACCTGGTGGGTCACCTTAGCATTTCTTTGTCACCAATTGAAATAAAACTAGATTGATATAACCTGGAAGTTTTAGCTTATTTTATGAATGATTTTTTTCGGAAGAGGATggcactaatatatatacatatatattttacaaatgatAGATTCAAGTGGAAccatataacatataataaagaACAATTTGTTCTTGATTAATCAATGACTGACAGTATTGCTTAATCTCTGTGTAGTACGAAGAGTATGGGGAGAATTTTGTGGACATGTTGGACGGCGTGTTTACTTTCGTTTTATTGGATACCCGAGACAACAGTTTCATGGTTGCCCGTGATGCTATAGGGGTCAATTCCCTCTATATTGGTTGGGGTCTTGATGGTAATGTTATAGAGATAATCCTGTTGTTTTTTAGTGCAGTCATGGCTATATATTTTCTGAACTTGGTGTTGGTAACTTGAAAAGCTTATTCTGTTTGTACTCAGGCTCCATTTGGATATCATCAGAGCTTAAAGGTTTAAATGATGAATGTGAACATTTTGAGAGCTTTCCTCCTGGTCACTTGTACTCGAGCAAACAAGCTGGACTTAGGCAATGGTACAATCCTCCTTGGTTCTCTGAGGTTGTTCCATCAACCCCATATGATCCACTTGCGCTGAGACATGCTTTTGAAAGAGTGAGTTACTAAAACTCTTCACACCAACTAATGTGACACATTTTAAATGATTGTAGGACAAgtcgaaaaataaaaagacaatgCTAAAACTTAAGGCGAAGaataatctctctcttttcattatTCAATGTAATCCTGTAAGCCTCATGACACAGTTCAAGACTTGGATTACAAAGCTTGAACTCAAAGAGACACTTTTAGATTACAAACCTCGAACTCATAGAGACATTTGCCATTTTTGCTCATGTGCAGGCTGTAATCAAACGGCTGATGACCGATGTGCCTTTTGGTGTTCTGCTGTCTGGGGGCCTTGACTCATCTTTGGTTGCCTCCATCACTGCCCGCCATTTGGCCAGGACCAAAGCTGCAAGGCAATGGGGAGCACAACTCCACTCATTTTGTGTGGGCTTAGAGGTGAGTTCTAAATTATCAGGAGAAAGCAATTAGACTGCAGCTGTCGGTGATGCTTCTTTTAGACTAAAACTAGTGTTTCTGATATGCAGGGTTCTCCAGATCTGAAGGCTGCAAAAGAAGTTGCAGATTATTTGGGCACAGTTCATCATGAATTTCACTTTACTGTTCAGGTGTTAAGACAAACTTAGTATTTTAAGCTCAAGAACTTGGCCTTGTTTTCattattatccaaaaaaaaGTTACACTTTTCATCTTTGTCCTGTGACAGGATGGGATTGATGCCATTGAAGAGGTTATCTACCATGTTGAAACCTATGATGTTACAACAATAAGAGCAAGTACCCCCATGTTTCTCATGGCACGTAAAATTAAATCGCTAGGGGTGAAGATGGTGATTTCTGGTGAAGGTTCTGATGAGATTTTTGGGGGGTATTTGTACTTCCATAAAGCACCCAACAAGGAAGAGTTACACCGAGAAACATGCCGAAAGGTACCATAATCTTTCACTTCCTTAAAGCAAATAGATTTCTGACACATGGGCTGAGACTGTGATAGATTATATGTAACATTCTGTTCTTGTAATATGCAGATCAAGGCCCTCCACCAGTATGATTGCCTTAGAGCCAATAAATCATCATTTGCATGGGGTTTGGAAGCTCGAGTCCCCTTTCTAGACAAGGAATTCATTAATATTGCCATGGATATTGATCCTCAGTACAAGATGGTATGGAGTTCAGAAATTGGATTTTCTTGGTCTTTTCGGTTGTCACCCAAAGCCATTAAATTACCAAATCAAAAGGGTGAAATCTCACCATGTTTTTCATTCCTCAGATAAAACGAGAAGAAGGACGCATTGAGAAATGGGTTCTGAGAAAGGCCTTTGATGATGAGGAGCATCCTTATCTGCCTAAGGTATTGCATAAGTAAGTTTTAAGCGTGCTTATCAGTAATAAATGCATGGCTAACCTGTCTTGTTTGATGCCCTGCAGCACATTTTGTACAGGCAGAAAGAACAATTCAGTGACGGAGTTGGCTATAGCTGGATTGATGGTCTCAAAGCCCATACTGCTCAGCATGTAATAATACTAAATTATTTACTTTCTGTTTTAATTTCAATTGGAAGCTAAATGATGTTATATGACTGCCAAGACTGATGATGATTGGTGTTCAACTCTTACTCTCATCTCAGGTGACTGAAAAGATGATGGTTAATGCTGCACGCATTTTCCCACACAACACACCCACCACAAAAGAAGCCTACCACTACAGGACCATTTTTGAGAGGTTCTTCCCACAGGTGAtcaaatcaagtctaatttaaCCAGCAGACATTAATCATCAATGACACTAAGATGTAAGAAATAACTTGGTTTGCTTACTTCCCACTACTATTTGGTTTTGCAGAACTCGGCCAGGCTTAGTGTCCCTGGCGGAGCAAGTGTAGCCTGCAGCACGGCTAAAGCTATTGAGTGGGATGCTTCATGGTCCAACAATCTTGATCCTTCAGGCAGGGCTGCTTTAGGAGTCCATCTTTCTGCTTATGACAGGCAGGTCTCCTCTGTTAGCCCTGGCATACCAGCGATTATCAATAATGTACCTCTGAATATGGAAGTTAACCATCCGGGAGTTGCGATCCGAAGCTAGTAGGGGCTATGGAGGAATACATAATGTTAAGAAAGAACAATTATGGTGTTCTAAAGATGATGTATCATCgatatatatattgtactttTCCTTATAAATAGTTTTCAAGACTGCTATCAATGTATTTGAGTTATTTTTAAGCAGAAAAATGGAAAACCTTCCTTCTTTATTTCCACTTTCTAAGGTAGATGGTAATTTATGTTTGAGCTTTTCAGGGAGAAGGATCTCCACCTTCAAAGACTATTTGAAGTCTGATATGATGGGCAATGCTGATAACCATTTGGCAGAAACGGTTTACAGAAGGATTCTTATGTATATGCTTAGTTAATTGAAGCGTTTTTCTTTGCAATAAACAAATGGAGCATCTTTCTGAGAGAACAGCAAAACCCAGTTATACTTGTCCTTCATTACATTACTCGCTAGTAAAAATTGATCTTATTGCCCAAAGGCTTAAGATCcaagaaaaaaccaaaaggaAAAGCAAAACTGTGGCTGCTGGGATTCGAGCCCAGGTCTCCACGGCCACAACGTGGAATTCTTACCACTAAACTACAGCCACTATTTTGCCTATCTTTGCTATTATCTTATCAGATAAATCCACATATTCCGAGAAAAAAGATGTCCGAGCACGTTGATCATTCATTTTGGAAAAATTAGATGAatctgaaatttaaaaattattatttttaaagcgAGTATGCAAAATTTATGCATTCTAAAATTGTATTTAGGattactgaaaaaaaaaaaaaaaactgttctATAATCAGGAGCAAAGATTCTATTGGTTTAGATGATAAGTTGAGTTGAATTTAGatgagttgaaagttaaataaaatattattagaatattattttttaatattattattatttcaaaaattgaaaaagttggattatttattatattttgtattaaaagttagaaaaattgtaatgattaaatgagataagtttGATTGAATTTAGTCCGGTAACCGAACACTGCCTAAATGAGGTTGGGTCTTGGCAAAAAGTTGATCCGACCCATCTAAGCATAATTTATGGAACATCGATCAAATTTTTTGATAAAACAGAGGAGTTTATAAAGTAGTGCCggtgatttttaaaaattttagtttctgtcgtaatttatttttattttatcgtgAGATGCATTCCCTTGGCACGAGATTGTGAAGCCAATACTGGCATGCACCTTCGACTCATCGATCATAATCTTTCATAAATGAAGTCATCCATATTGTATAGCCTTAAATGCAAATTGAAGCTAAGAAAGGGGAGATTATGCCTCTCTAAATGCCATAGACTAGCAGCAAACACATACTTAGAAGAACAAAGCAGTATATAACAATTGGTTCCATGTATCAGGCAATCCAGGAAGGCACCAATGGCTACAATCTGCAGACCGGGCCGGGTTGGCTCGTTGCTGGGGGTTCAAATCGCCGCTATAGATGGAAGGGTGACCGTCTTTCCTCAGCTCCGACAGCATGGTTATGTCCAGCAAGTATGCAGGGTTTTGCATGTCCCTAAGCACACTATCCACCACCCTCATTTGTTCAGGGTATGTACCCCCGTAAGATGTTCCACTAATTGGTTCCGTTTCTCCATAACAATTCTTTGCTGTTGTTGtcgttgctgctgctgctgctgctgttgttgCAGCACCCAAATTCCATTCACTTGTGCTGTCAAAGTCATTCACCCACAGTAGATGTCTAATTAGCCGAGGAACTACAATGGGGAACCCAACAACTTGTACTACTAGAATTTATGAAGCAAAAAGAAGTAGAACTAATTCAATATAGATAACGACTATCTTCACTTTCGTGTATCGACCCCTTAAACCTAATGTCAGTAGTTTTAGCCGAGATTTCTACTACTTACAAGTAGGGCTGTGCATCCGGATGACGGATCTGGATATTCGTATCCATACTTAGATTTTTAAAACCGGACGAATACCTGCCCAAATTCATCAGGATTTCTGAGTTTTGGATCGGACAGAAAAGAAATCCGGTCCGAATGTGCACTCCTACTTACAAGTCAACCTGTAAACAAATAACTTGACAACTACTAGATTAGAGGCCTGCTACTAATCTAGTGATTTAGATATCCCCATTACCCAATAGAACTAGCCATTATAGAAGTTTAGAAGTTGAAGTTCCTTCCCCAAGGATCGCATGGCTTCCAACACTAACGTTGTTTTTATCGTTTTTCTTAGTTCCCCGAGAAGACAGAACCTTCACAAGAAGCTTGAATTAGACGATATGATTCTAAATTTGTAAACCGGTAGTACTCAATTTGAACTGCCCTAAAGTCAGGTTGGACTCAGCGGTCAGCACATCCCAACCGCAACCTTATAAACAGCTCATACTGGAGCAAATTTTTGGTGCTCGGAGCTGTAGCTGAGCAATCCAACACACATTAATGAAGCCTAGAATTCCACTCCACAcattatgagagagagagagagagagagagagagagagagagttactcGTAGTGTGTGGGAGAGATGGACTGAAAGAAGATTTGGGTTCTGGTGCTGTCAATGTTGGTGTCTACCCAATTGGCCCATGTTTTAAGTGCCTCGTCCAAAGCAACCAAGCGATCCATGTCTTGGTAATATTTTCCTCCTGATTCCATGTAATCCCACCTGCAAAGTATCACCTCATAACCTtcaattaaactaattaaacccttgaatatatatgtcatgagATATAGATACAATTgcagaaatttgttttaagttcAAACAAGGGTAAGAATTGCCAACCCTTGGAGGGATCCTGTGTGGCTCCACCAGTGACCGGTGTTGAACGACAGCACATCAACGCCCCGCCACAAGTTGCCGTTGCCGGAGATTTTCTCCAGCTTTAAAACTCTCTTTCCATGTTCTATCTCTATGTCAACCAGATATGGAGCTCGGTAAAATGATATGGACAAACTGTAGTCCTGCAATAATGTTGTAGCAAAACCAGATTATGGCAGATTCATAGACTACAATTTTGGGCCAAAAAAGTGCCGGAGGGACGGGGGCGCAAGAGGAAAGGCCTAGTATGTTGCAGTTGGCATCAAGTAGCCGAAGACAGTACTGACAGCTTTTTTGGGTCCCCCAAGAAATTTTACCACTGGGTTTTCGTCCTATACGAAAACCAAAGCGTCTCTCTCTAGCTTTAATTCAAGGATTCATGACGAAAATGACTCGTGGGCCATGGCCACCAGAAAATCAGaggttattttttcttctttgctttatctcttgaaaagtaaatgacgatgaagttgaaaaattattgaaacaaaaaagagagGATCAATACTGAGACTGACCAAGAACTTGAAGGTTGAGAGAGGGTCGCCTCTGAAGATTTGTGTTGGGGTTGTGGGAGCTGCAGCTGAAACCATGCAAATCAAAGACTCCCATTGATTCCGTCCAAGTGAGTCACCCACAAACATCACTGTCTTCCCCCTCATTTTCAGCAAAAATTCATACCCATTGAATCTACCATGAATATGCTACAACAACAGTCATAA is a window from the Carya illinoinensis cultivar Pawnee chromosome 14, C.illinoinensisPawnee_v1, whole genome shotgun sequence genome containing:
- the LOC122295062 gene encoding protein PMR5-like, with translation MALSCQYYCCLFVSCLTILCLLLVQPHVAFSALLFSLRNHHNHNHHTRPMIQANQSNCALFAGTWVRDDTYPIYQSSNCPIIDPEFNCQMYGRPDSDYLKYRWQPLNCELPRFNGYEFLLKMRGKTVMFVGDSLGRNQWESLICMVSAAAPTTPTQIFRGDPLSTFKFLDYSLSISFYRAPYLVDIEIEHGKRVLKLEKISGNGNLWRGVDVLSFNTGHWWSHTGSLQGWDYMESGGKYYQDMDRLVALDEALKTWANWVDTNIDSTRTQIFFQSISPTHYDTSEWNLGAATTAAAAAATTTTAKNCYGETEPISGTSYGGTYPEQMRVVDSVLRDMQNPAYLLDITMLSELRKDGHPSIYSGDLNPQQRANPARSADCSHWCLPGLPDTWNQLLYTALFF
- the LOC122293284 gene encoding asparagine synthetase [glutamine-hydrolyzing] 1-like; the protein is MCGILAVLGCSDDSLAKRVRVLELSRRLKHRGPDWSGLHQHGDCFLSHQRLAIVDPASGDQPLFNEDKSIVVTVNGEIYNHEDLRKHLSNHKFRTGSDCEVITHLYEEYGENFVDMLDGVFTFVLLDTRDNSFMVARDAIGVNSLYIGWGLDGSIWISSELKGLNDECEHFESFPPGHLYSSKQAGLRQWYNPPWFSEVVPSTPYDPLALRHAFERAVIKRLMTDVPFGVLLSGGLDSSLVASITARHLARTKAARQWGAQLHSFCVGLEGSPDLKAAKEVADYLGTVHHEFHFTVQDGIDAIEEVIYHVETYDVTTIRASTPMFLMARKIKSLGVKMVISGEGSDEIFGGYLYFHKAPNKEELHRETCRKIKALHQYDCLRANKSSFAWGLEARVPFLDKEFINIAMDIDPQYKMIKREEGRIEKWVLRKAFDDEEHPYLPKHILYRQKEQFSDGVGYSWIDGLKAHTAQHVTEKMMVNAARIFPHNTPTTKEAYHYRTIFERFFPQNSARLSVPGGASVACSTAKAIEWDASWSNNLDPSGRAALGVHLSAYDRQVSSVSPGIPAIINNVPLNMEVNHPGVAIRS